A single window of Jiangella alkaliphila DNA harbors:
- a CDS encoding vitamin B12-dependent ribonucleotide reductase, which yields MTETVSGPSRNSAGSKPGGRSKKRGLSVQRIYTTAGVHPYDEVTWERRDVVQQNWKTGETVFEQKGVEFPDFWSLNASTIVTTKYFRGAVGTDVREWSLRQLIDRVVNKYRTSGEDEGYFASPGDAEVFEHELTWMLLHQVFSFNSPVWFNVGTKSPQQVSACFILSVDDSMDSILNWYREEGMIFKGGSGAGLNLSRIRSSKELLSSGGTASGPVSFMRGADASAGTIKSGGATRRAAKMVVLDVDHPDVEEFIQTKAREENKIRALRDAGFDMDLGGADIVSVQYQNANNSVRVNDEFMRAVEDGSEFGLRARMTGEVIETIDARKLFRDMATAAWECADPGIQYDGTINDWHTNPETGRITASNPCSEYMSLDNSSCNLASLNLMKFLRPDGSFDGATFAKAVELIITAMDISITFADFPTEAITATTRAYRQLGIGYANLGALLMASGLAYDSEGGRALAAAITSLMTGAAYKRSAELAGVVGPYDGFARNAEAHARVMRKHAAATDDLRTVASLDADVRSLATKVWAEGNKIGEKNGWRNAQASLLAPTGTIGFMMDCDTTGIEPDFSLVKFKKLVGGGSMQIVNLTVPKALKKLGYADETIEAIVEYIAEHGNVVDAPGLKPEHYEVFDCAAGQPRAIEPMGHVRMMAAVQPFLSGAISKTVNMPESATVEEIEDVYLQGWKLGLKALAVYRDNCKVGQPLSDAKAKGADKAFDKDAEKDVVVEYRPTRQRLPKTRPSRTTSFTVGGAEGYMTAGSYPDDGLGEVFLKLGKQGSTLAGIMDAFSIAISIALQYGVPLETYVEKFTNMRFEPSGMTDDPDVRMAQSVVDYIFRRLALDHLPFESRAALGIYTATERARQLDTGDYAPVEDVDVDVDTFRQSAPVTPKVEAALAKPAPAAEVASARPAPVEAHTSAELLEVIQGTSTDAPLCFTCGTKMRPAGSCYVCEGCGSTSGCS from the coding sequence ATGACGGAGACGGTGAGCGGGCCGAGCCGCAACAGCGCGGGGAGTAAGCCGGGCGGACGGTCGAAGAAGCGCGGGCTGAGCGTCCAGCGCATCTACACGACCGCCGGCGTCCACCCGTACGACGAGGTGACGTGGGAGCGCCGCGACGTCGTCCAGCAGAACTGGAAGACCGGCGAGACCGTCTTCGAGCAGAAGGGCGTCGAGTTCCCCGACTTCTGGTCGCTGAACGCGTCGACGATCGTCACCACGAAGTACTTCCGCGGCGCCGTCGGCACCGACGTGCGCGAGTGGAGCCTGCGCCAGCTCATCGACCGGGTGGTGAACAAGTACCGGACGTCCGGTGAGGACGAGGGCTACTTCGCCTCGCCCGGCGACGCCGAGGTGTTCGAGCACGAGCTCACCTGGATGCTGCTGCACCAGGTGTTCAGCTTCAACTCGCCGGTGTGGTTCAACGTCGGCACGAAGTCGCCGCAGCAGGTGTCGGCGTGCTTCATCCTCTCGGTCGACGACTCCATGGACTCGATCCTCAACTGGTACCGCGAAGAGGGCATGATCTTCAAGGGCGGCTCCGGCGCCGGCCTCAACCTCTCGCGCATCCGTTCCAGCAAGGAGCTGCTGTCCTCCGGCGGGACGGCGTCCGGCCCGGTCAGCTTCATGCGCGGTGCCGACGCGTCGGCGGGGACGATCAAGTCCGGCGGCGCCACCCGGCGCGCGGCCAAGATGGTCGTGCTCGACGTCGACCACCCCGACGTCGAGGAGTTCATCCAGACGAAGGCCCGCGAGGAGAACAAGATCCGCGCCCTGCGCGACGCCGGCTTCGACATGGACCTCGGCGGCGCCGACATCGTCTCGGTCCAGTACCAGAACGCCAACAACTCCGTCCGCGTCAACGACGAGTTCATGCGCGCGGTCGAGGACGGCAGCGAGTTCGGCCTGCGCGCCCGCATGACCGGCGAGGTCATCGAGACCATCGACGCCCGCAAGCTGTTCCGCGACATGGCTACGGCGGCGTGGGAGTGTGCCGACCCCGGCATCCAGTACGACGGCACCATCAACGACTGGCACACCAACCCCGAGACCGGCCGCATCACCGCGTCGAACCCGTGCTCCGAGTACATGAGCCTCGACAACTCCAGCTGCAACCTCGCCAGCCTCAACCTGATGAAGTTCCTGCGGCCCGACGGGAGCTTCGACGGCGCGACGTTCGCCAAGGCCGTCGAGCTGATCATCACCGCGATGGACATCTCGATCACGTTCGCCGACTTCCCGACCGAGGCGATCACCGCGACCACCCGCGCCTACCGTCAGCTCGGCATCGGCTACGCCAACCTCGGCGCGCTGCTCATGGCGTCCGGCCTGGCCTACGACTCCGAGGGCGGCCGCGCGCTGGCCGCCGCGATCACGTCGCTGATGACCGGCGCCGCCTACAAGCGCTCCGCCGAGCTGGCCGGCGTCGTCGGCCCGTACGACGGCTTCGCCCGCAACGCCGAGGCGCACGCCCGGGTCATGCGCAAGCACGCCGCCGCCACCGACGACCTCCGTACGGTCGCCTCGCTCGACGCCGACGTCCGCAGCCTCGCCACGAAGGTGTGGGCCGAGGGCAACAAGATCGGCGAGAAGAACGGCTGGCGCAACGCCCAGGCGTCGCTGCTCGCGCCCACCGGCACCATCGGCTTCATGATGGACTGCGACACGACCGGCATCGAGCCCGACTTCTCGCTGGTCAAGTTCAAGAAGCTGGTCGGCGGCGGCTCCATGCAGATCGTCAACCTGACGGTCCCGAAGGCGCTGAAGAAGCTCGGCTACGCCGACGAGACCATCGAGGCGATCGTCGAGTACATCGCCGAGCACGGCAACGTCGTCGACGCGCCCGGCCTCAAGCCCGAGCACTACGAGGTGTTCGACTGCGCCGCCGGCCAGCCGCGGGCCATCGAGCCGATGGGCCACGTGCGCATGATGGCCGCCGTCCAGCCGTTCCTGTCCGGCGCCATCTCCAAGACGGTCAACATGCCCGAGTCGGCCACCGTCGAGGAGATCGAGGACGTCTACCTGCAGGGCTGGAAGCTCGGCCTCAAGGCGCTCGCCGTCTACCGCGACAACTGCAAGGTCGGCCAGCCGCTGTCCGACGCCAAGGCGAAGGGTGCGGACAAGGCGTTCGACAAGGACGCCGAGAAGGACGTCGTCGTCGAGTACCGGCCGACCCGCCAGCGGCTGCCGAAGACGCGGCCGAGCCGCACCACCTCGTTCACGGTCGGCGGCGCCGAGGGCTACATGACGGCGGGCTCCTACCCCGACGACGGCCTCGGCGAGGTCTTCCTGAAGCTCGGCAAGCAGGGCTCCACGCTGGCCGGCATCATGGACGCGTTCTCGATCGCCATCTCCATCGCGCTGCAGTACGGCGTCCCGCTGGAGACGTACGTCGAGAAGTTCACCAACATGCGCTTCGAGCCGTCGGGCATGACCGACGACCCGGACGTGCGCATGGCGCAGAGCGTGGTCGACTACATCTTCCGTCGCCTCGCCCTGGACCACCTGCCGTTCGAGTCGCGCGCCGCGCTCGGCATCTACACGGCGACCGAGCGGGCCCGCCAGCTCGACACGGGGGATTACGCCCCGGTCGAGGATGTCGACGTCGACGTCGACACGTTCCGTCAGTCGGCGCCCGTGACGCCTAAGGTCGAGGCCGCACTGGCCAAGCCGGCCCCGGCCGCCGAGGTCGCCTCCGCCCGGCCCGCTCCGGTCGAGGCCCACACGTCGGCCGAGCTGCTCGAGGTCATCCAGGGCACCAGCACCGACGCGCCGCTCTGCTTCACCTGCGGCACGAAGATGCGCCCGGCCGGCAGCTGCTACGTCTGCGAGGGCTGCGGCTCCACCAGCGGCTGCAGCTGA
- the nrdR gene encoding transcriptional regulator NrdR, whose translation MHCPFCRHADSRVVDSRTADEGTVIRRRRQCLACERRFTTVEQLTLAVVKRSGVTEPFSREKVIAGVRRACQGRGVSEDALARLAQRVEEQFRASGSAEIPSREVGLAILSPLRELDEVAYLRFASVYRDFDTLADFENEIATLRADRERSQHHRDEAGETGETDRSGESDGDGGEGRQQDSTLTVAEP comes from the coding sequence ATGCACTGTCCGTTCTGCCGTCATGCCGACAGCCGGGTGGTCGACAGCCGTACCGCTGACGAGGGCACCGTCATCCGCCGCCGGCGGCAGTGCCTCGCCTGCGAACGCCGGTTCACGACCGTCGAGCAGTTGACGCTCGCGGTGGTGAAGCGGTCCGGGGTCACCGAGCCGTTCAGCCGCGAGAAGGTCATCGCCGGGGTGCGCCGCGCGTGCCAGGGCAGAGGCGTCAGTGAGGACGCGCTCGCCCGGCTGGCCCAGCGGGTCGAGGAGCAGTTCCGCGCGTCGGGGAGCGCGGAGATCCCCAGCCGCGAGGTGGGCCTGGCCATCCTGAGCCCGCTGCGCGAGCTGGACGAGGTCGCGTACCTGCGCTTCGCCAGCGTGTACCGCGACTTCGACACTCTGGCCGACTTCGAGAACGAGATCGCGACGCTGCGGGCCGACCGCGAGCGGTCCCAGCATCACCGCGACGAGGCGGGCGAGACCGGCGAGACGGACCGGTCGGGCGAGTCCGACGGGGACGGCGGCGAAGGCCGCCAGCAGGACTCCACCCTGACCGTCGCGGAACCGTGA
- a CDS encoding LysM peptidoglycan-binding domain-containing protein: protein MATTTYIPPFETRARVVIEPERPDAPPLRHVARRRPAGRPTPVPCATSAEPSLHGSRLTRRGRVVVGLVWLLLLVAGVLAFVRPWGGAESPGGAPVVTTVEVRGGDTLWELATDVSPTADPRETVAAIMELNGISSAADIRPGDLIQVPSAH, encoded by the coding sequence ATGGCGACGACGACCTACATCCCGCCTTTCGAGACCCGTGCTCGCGTGGTGATCGAGCCCGAGCGCCCCGACGCTCCGCCGCTCCGCCACGTCGCGCGCCGGCGTCCCGCCGGGCGCCCGACGCCCGTCCCGTGCGCGACGTCGGCCGAGCCCTCGCTGCACGGTTCGCGGCTCACCCGGCGTGGGCGTGTCGTGGTCGGGCTGGTCTGGCTGCTCCTGCTCGTCGCCGGCGTCCTGGCGTTCGTCCGCCCCTGGGGCGGCGCCGAGTCCCCGGGCGGCGCCCCCGTCGTCACGACGGTCGAGGTCCGCGGCGGCGACACCCTCTGGGAGCTCGCCACCGACGTCTCGCCCACGGCCGACCCGCGCGAGACCGTCGCCGCCATCATGGAGCTGAACGGCATCTCCTCCGCCGCCGACATCCGCCCCGGCGACCTCATCCAGGTCCCGTCCGCGCACTGA
- the lexA gene encoding transcriptional repressor LexA: MANNDDEERGEAAVASVHSFPETHQHPADLTVRQRKVLEVIRESVGRRGYPPSMREIGQAAGLSSPSSVAHQLGVLETKGYIRRDPHRPRALEVLPPGTAPGDFTRQMMEHEESTLPTPSYVPMVGRIAAGGPVLAEQAVEDVFPLPRELVGEGTLFMLRVVGDSMVDAAICDGDWVVVRQQPVAENGEIVAAMIDGDATVKTFKKRDGHIWLLPHNAEYEPIDGDDATILGRVVAVMRRI, encoded by the coding sequence GTGGCCAACAACGACGACGAGGAGCGCGGTGAGGCAGCCGTCGCGTCGGTGCACAGCTTCCCGGAGACCCACCAGCATCCCGCCGACCTGACGGTGCGGCAGCGCAAGGTGCTCGAGGTCATCCGCGAGTCCGTGGGCCGTCGCGGCTACCCGCCCAGCATGCGCGAGATCGGCCAGGCCGCCGGCCTGTCCAGCCCGTCCAGCGTCGCCCACCAGCTGGGCGTGCTCGAGACGAAGGGCTACATCCGCCGCGACCCGCACCGCCCGCGCGCGCTCGAGGTGCTCCCGCCGGGGACGGCGCCGGGCGACTTCACCCGGCAGATGATGGAGCACGAAGAGAGCACCCTGCCGACGCCGTCGTACGTGCCGATGGTGGGACGCATCGCGGCGGGCGGTCCCGTGCTCGCCGAGCAGGCAGTGGAAGACGTCTTCCCGTTGCCGCGCGAGCTGGTCGGCGAGGGCACCTTGTTCATGCTCCGCGTCGTCGGCGACTCGATGGTCGACGCGGCCATCTGCGACGGCGACTGGGTGGTCGTCCGCCAGCAGCCGGTGGCCGAGAACGGCGAGATCGTCGCGGCGATGATCGACGGCGACGCGACGGTGAAGACTTTCAAGAAGCGCGACGGCCATATCTGGCTGCTGCCGCACAACGCCGAGTACGAGCCGATCGACGGCGACGACGCCACGATCCTCGGCCGCGTGGTCGCGGTCATGCGCCGCATCTGA